Within Sorghum bicolor cultivar BTx623 chromosome 2, Sorghum_bicolor_NCBIv3, whole genome shotgun sequence, the genomic segment CTGATGGACACTGAAATAGCCTTgcactgggccttgtttagttccaaaatattttgcaaaatcgacactgtagctttttcgtttgtatttgacaaatattgtccaatcatatactaactaggctcaaaagatttgtctcgtcaatttcgacaaaactgtgtaattagtttttatttttgtctatatttaacacttcatgtatgtgtctaaagattcgatgtgacagggaatctgaaaaattttgtaaaattttttgggaactaaacaaggcccgatcaTCAAAACCATCAGCAAGCAATGGAGCGTCTAGTCTAGTGTCGAGTGACAACCCAAACATCACCGTCAGCATCAAGTTTAGAATATCCACAGCGAGTGTTCTGGTCGCTAGTACTCTCGATGATTGGAATTCCAGGCCCAGGCGTCCGTGTTTGCCTCCGCTGAGCGCTGAAGCAGAGTCTCGCTTCGATACGCGGTTACCTTTCAACCGCCAGTGATTGATTGTTAGGCACAGGCCACTGGACCATTGAACCGGCACCGAGCAGGCACGCTCGGCCGTTCCTCCAGTCTCCGGTGGGTTGGTCAGGCAGCGGGAACCAGTCACCAGTCACCAAGTCACCAGTCTCGTCTCTCGCCGCCCGCGTGTGCCTTTTGACCGGATCTTTCTGGGGACTGCTCCACGTGGCACAGGGGGGCAGTTCATTTGACTTGGCAAAGCACACGCTCCGAGCGAAGCTCGCTCACATGCGCGGGTCGGGTCGGGTCGGGTCGGGTGTAAATGTATCCATTGTGCATACACGTCCAGCTCATGGAGGATctctgggtcttgtttagttctaaatttttttgggaaaataatattgtaatttttttgtttttatttgacaaatcatagagtaattagatttaaaagatttttcttgtgatttacagacaaattgtgtaattagtttttattttcatctatatttaatgcttcatgcatgtgcctcaaaattcgatgtgacgagaaatcttgaaaaaaaatttaggtttttgggatgaactaaacaaggccctggttaTAAGAAAAAAGTACAATAAGCAAAACTCTGCTCGCGTGTCGAAgctaatgccttgtttagttcacacaaaAAACAaacaacttttcaaaatttctcgtcacatcgaatcttgcggcacatgcatagagcattaaatatagatgaaaaaaattaattacactgtttacctgtaaatcgcgagacaaacctTTTAAGTATAGTtattccataattggacaatgtttgtcaaataaaaataaaaatgctacagtgtcgtttttccaaaaaaaattaactAAAAAGACCTAAATGTAGCAAAAAAAAGGTACCAATGGacgatttttaaaacaaaacacaTAGACTTTTTTTTGAGGGATCACACATAGACTTCTTTTGTTGATCGATGATTTCCTCTTTTGTTTATGCAGCACAACAGCAGGCAggggcggagccaggatttgaACATAGGGGGACCGTGCAAATCAAAAACAATTATTTGTGTCAAAATATTACATGACAAAGGTGTACATAGCACCAAAATAAACATTTGCGACAAAAAAGcagaaaaaaataaagagaaaTTAATTATTCTCAAGCCCCTAATCTTTACCTGATCAATCTATTTCTTTGGCCAGGAAAAGAATCACAGTAAAACAAGTAGTTAAACGGAGGCAAAATTAATTAGTACTAGATCCTAACATCAAATGACAAACAATCAGTTACATATCTTTTAGCCTCAGACAAGGCGATCACTTAAACGGGTAAAATGGTCATTTAAATAGAAGGTTAAACCAAAACACCATACCACTGTTAGTGTTTAAAAGTTGAGTACACGTGCTTAATGACCATTTAGAGTTTAGACGAATAATGATAGAAACATaggagataagaaagataatAGGAAGACTAATGCTAAATAATATAGATCTCATTGTTGGAGATCAATTCAAAAGGATTCAACAAGAAAAACGCTGATTTtcaattaactagctaattagagtGTGTGGTAGGAGACAAACTAATGTTTGATaggcaataataaaaataaaaaatatgaagaaaatattagaaagatctagattttatttatataagaaactattagagatcaatatgaaataagaataaaaatctTAGTACAGATAATATCATTATAACTAGTTAATTAGATAATTAAGCACCTAATTTATAGTATGTATTAAAAGAGTTATGAGGAGATTGGGGGTGCCAGGCCCCCCTCAGCCCCCCTTCCCTCCGCCACTGACAGCAGGTTCCGTTATCACAAAAATACAGCGCCTGCGCCTCTGATGGCGAGCAGAGAGAGGGCCAGAGGCCGTTAAGACGTTATTATAACCGAAGCTGCGACGCGATCCGGCGTTGGAGCGCGACGTCGGTCCTGCAGCCGTAGCCCGTAGACCCGTAGACCGGCCGTAGTGCCGTGATTGGCGATGCCGTCCCCGTCTGTCTATCCGGCACGCCTCGGTGTGGTGGACAAGTTCCTCGGCACCGACAGGAGATGATGCCATGGTCGGGTACTCGGGTTAGGCCTTGTTCGAGGGAAAAATTTAGTTTtaattattatagtattttcgtttgtatttagtaattattattcagttataaattaattagatttaaaaatttGTCTTGTAAATTAAAAACAAaccgtataattagttattttttatttttatttaatattttataatatatataaaaatttaatgtgataaaaaatcttaaaatattttagaaactaaataagactttaggtcttgtttagtttcgaaactGAAAAGCTTTtgactgtagtactttcgtttttatttgacaaacgttATCCAATcgtagagtaactaggtttaaaagattcatctcgtaatttacaggtaaattgtataattagtttttattttcgtctatatttaatactccatgtatatgGCGTAAAATTCGATATGTTAAAAAGATTTTGCTGAGGCGGACGGTGATGGACAGCGCCAGGTCCCCACGACCGTGACCGTGACCCTGGCTGGCTCGGAGTCGGCGACGGCATCCATATTCCTATTCCCGTGGGGCAGGTGGGGGCCACAAGGTGGGTGCGGAGTGCCAACAAGCCGCCGGTTTGTCTCGTCCCGTTCCGAATCTTGGAAGCGCATGGACGTGCGCAAGAACTCTGACGGCGACGGGAGGTGGCACTAGCAGTCTACCACGAGTCTGCCTAGCCATGGCCTGCTGCCGCCGTGCCAGTTTTAGTTTTAgggtctgtttagattggggatgaaaatttttttggttgtCACAttgaatgtgtcggaaggatgttgggaggggtttttagaaactaataaaaaaacaaattacatagctcgtcaggaaactgcaagacaaatttattaagcataattaatctgtcattagcatatgtaggttactgtagcacttaaggctaatcatggagtaactaggcttaaaagattcgtctcgcgattctcaactaaactgtgtaattagtttatttttttatctacatttaatgttccatgcatgtgtccaaagattcgatgggatggatgaaaattttttgggaggggaactaaacagggccttactcTAAAATCTTGAcacttttttaagatttttagtCACATCAAATCCTATAGTTAATATATACGAAATAgtaaatctaaataaaaaatgattaattatacaatttatttataatttgtgagacaaatcttttaaatcaaattaatttatgattgaatactaattgttaaatataaataaatgtgCTACAGTATCTAAACTTAAAAATTTTGAGAGCTAAACAAAACCTAAGCCGATAAGCATGTATAAAAGTTATCTACCGCAAAAAAGTGTTGTAGTTGCATTTAGATTTTTGAAACAAAAGGAGAAAAGAAGCAAAATGTACTAACCTCGGAGTATACGTCGGAGGtgggtaagagcatctccaaccgttTGACAAAATTCATTTATCAAATCTTGTTATTTACCAACTCCCAAAATAATATAGGGTGAAAAAAATCTCATCTCTAACAGTTTGGCAAATTTCATTTTGAAAACCTAAAAACCCGTTAAGGGAACGAAGAGGCCCGCTAAGCGAACAAAGAGTCCCACTAAGCATAAGAAAAAAGACTGATGCAAAGTACAGAGCCTGCTCGTATATTTACGCATTAGAAAGAGAGATATGCTAAGTTAGAAAAGATGAGGGTGTTGGAGAGAGTTTTTAttcactttttttaaaaaaaatatggatggaaATCTTTTACGTGTTGATGCTCTAAGTGTTTTcggtaccaaggccttgtttagtttacccaaaaactaaaaagtttttaagattttctgtcacatcaaatcattcggcacatgcatgaagtattaaatatagacggaaataaaaactaattgtacattttaactgtaaatcgcgagacgaatcttttgatcatagttagtctatgattgcacaatatttaccacaaacaaataaaagtgctacagtagcgaaatcaaaaatcttttcgcatctaaacaaggcccaagtccgTATGATGTTCCCACCAGTCTTAAAATGTCCTACTACGATGGTTCCCACGAGTGGAGTGTATATGTACATGTACGAATAATGCTTGGCTACTTACTGTTGTTTTGGTACTGCTGGAGTTGGAACGGCTTGGTTTAAATTTGATGAAGTGTTTCCGTATGTGTTTAGGTAATGGCGTCCTAAGATACCCAATGGCCATGCAAGAAAGGCGAGTGTTTAAAAGAGAAGCAACGACCGCAACAGTAACACAAGGACGGCACCGGAAAGTTTGATAGTGTTTATAGACAGAGAGAGTAAATGACAACCACTTAGTCCCGCCTAACAATTGAAGTggactgtggcagaacctcctgaattaagtggcccacatgcacccatcattgtctcaaagacttctgatcagcgtgcacgagttccaaatgacttaagaagtctgtcgggtgtcctcgggaaacccgaatcatccacattttaactcatacaggatcaacatggagttaccacaacattacaacatttgttacaaaaataacttacatcagagtgcggaagatttataacttaatttacaacatatgatgaagtacaaacttaactaaatttccaaaaggtgtgtagagtagcgaaagcatcttaggtgaagcttctaaggtagaagaggtggataaatcatgtcgcgcccaccgacatgacctccattagcagtctaagtcagcacctgcaacaggggttataaaaccctgagtacaaaagtactcaacaagacttaaccgactagaaaagaggtgaagactcaggtatgcaggctatagggattcaaggtaaaactttagcaagatcaaaacatttcttttgcataaaagcttactaagagtaaaacctactttcaagttttaactcaagatcatcatttatgactaatcaaaactattatcaaactttcataagcataCCACCTCTTTCTCTTACCAAAGATCcatttattactacgatgatggtacgaggattgaggctccatattcgaggaaacacggcgattcgaatcgattaaacccagctggggattcagtaccacacgacatatgtagaacttaatcttgcatatgtcaaccttttctatagatcctctcatacaagaacgggtccagcgtcacccgagagtacagtacaccaccatcctatagccaatctagatgtttcccggtcatctcagatccgtaaggtgggtacacgctactctcgccatctctccactcccagtacgcggttagccgttctcgagtatcggaatagctataggtaaggcttaccaccgCATGTGAGCTGTACTCAAAgatctcaatcacaacaggccaacaacggtacggtccttaatcgacacagttggagacactactttaagactccattcttaaagcaagtccaccgaccggtctcaagttgaacatcattaaccataaaagtattccacaacaatccttcaaactttctcatttgaaaacctatctaataagcagggctaagcatactaagcattttcataaaacaagtatcaaggttaatattgaaatcatcaaggtagataatgcagcaaataggattcactcaactcctattcacctaatgcatcatattaactcaagtgatataaataactttatgaaaatacaaggatagggtttaatgtccggggcttgccttgaccggaagggaagttcggcaactcagcaaaacccgaaggatccacaaactcggaagcaacccactgaggatcagattcttctggagcgtattctatacgtaaaagtgcatatgcatgattatgatatactcatggcatgataaagacaggttacatgttcttggatgataacaacaaacataactacctcgagtacaacttaccttcacggtatagaaacaaaCTATCTTAGTTATCAAAGCATAGGTTACTACTAagcaaattttatcatcttcattaagcaaagttgtgTAGTTATTAAGCAACAAAGATCATTTACATGAAAGAATCcttaaccagggagcatattataccaagtaaccactggttatcaatcaatcccaaagatcaaccaaaacctaaaatgattaggctttctatttatcttaataaattcttaattaaatattaaagacaataattaagtattaacatcaaacaataattaagtgccaaaggtcattaaaagataatgaccttaggtcatcacataatcccaaaagcactcaaattctaatttggaaattaagctactcattatttaagtaaaggctagctaaaaacaaacaactttatttgcacacataaccaggacaacagtatatacacaacttcattcaaccataattagagatccaaacatccaataaaggtgatattagactttctggaaagcttagataattttccacaactttgttattatcttcgagaactgatttaaaagataaaatagcCAAACAATATGAATAAACAATTCTGTCCAGACCTTGGACAGAATCAGACATTAAGCTTCATACatctataaccagagttctagatCACCAAAATTCATGATACATAACATTTTgcaaagcttatgaaaattactacaattcatcttttatcatgaaagcataattcataagtttagtaggtttaaattgcacaactacagaaactgatccaggatttgacagaaagaaaccatttctgaaacttaaatttaaacaggcataactcagaaactatagggccaaatgccaccaaaatttAACACCAGCTAGATACATGAATTCTATATAACTttattatagacaagtttcatatCCAACATTATTTACCTAGAGAAATTCATAATACTCCAGAAACTGTCGAGAAACCACTAATATTTGAATTATAAAGAAATAACATTTTGTTTATGTTCCAAACTTGAACCTGGGCAAAACCCAGCTTACCAACAGTTAaaatacatcaaagagatactagaaaacatcatgatcatccctaaataaattcctttcatgcctttattaatttatttaggtaaatagacaaagtaataaccatatatcaaaagtGCACAGTAAAATCTGAGAAAACTACAGAAGCACATATATGCTCTCcaaagtctactgtataaatttcatacCATTTGTATAAGTATAGcaatttccatgaaaaagataaatttccatcacaaggaagcatgtaacagcaagataaataagaaactcaacattttctacaaacacatagctaaattatTTACCTATATGATATAACAATCTCATATAAAGCTACAGGAAccatattttatatttattaatttttagttTAATTATAGACAATTTAGTAAGCACTAAACAAGATAAAATAATAACTTAACCATATGTCATCCAATGAATCTAAAAACTTAACCACAGCACACACACATAATTATTAGTCTACCATAAAAGTTTCATCTTAAAATAAGCTATACagcaaaagatatgaatttcttccttttaagcataattaaaagacataattcataactaattattttattaCAAAACATGgccagtttcatatttttaataaaaactagacatctcatggagcacaacaaaatttggttcaccaaaattagagttaccaaactccagatatgaattttcaaacattcaacaaaacatctacaaacaagtccttatagcactattcacctgagtcacgGTCTATGCAGCTAGGCCCCTGCAGAAGTTCTAATTGTTGCACGAGGTCCCTGGTCGCGAATGGAAAACAGAGGAACTCGTCGGAGATCCCCGTTTCAGCGTTGGGGTGCTCCATGGCCGCAACGGAGCAGTGACGGAGTATCTCCATGGTCCGTCGCACTCGTTGGCAGCCACTTCTTGGACCGAGGTAGCCTGTGGAAGCCTGGCCACGGTGAAGCTCCCACGGCGGCGTTTCGGTCGGACTTGGAGAAGAACGGCTCGGTGGAGGGCTTACGGTGGGTTAAAGCTTGCGcttgggggcgcaatcggtgaCTGGGTTCGgggcggagctgctggtgcACTTGAGTGGTTTGGAAAGGGAGCGAGGAAGGCGAAATGGAGGAGCACAGCAAGGTCGCCGGCGCCGGTGCGAGAGAAGGAACAAGCGCCTCGTCCAGGAAAGACTTTTATCACGAAAGGAAGGGACGTCGTGCCTCCACGTCGTCTGGCGACGCAggcagccaagcagctgcgtgccctcACGCACgcaggcggcgctgcgcgggcggcggccgcgctggacagaGCACCGAGGTCCACCTCGGCTACTGTAGCCATCCCTATCCTccccttttttgttttttgtgaaATACGACCAAAAgttgaactggagtcaaattaccaccaaaataaaagttgtgtaaaattttgtaagctacaaaccatcttttggtggccagagctgattctgagtggaaagtagctaatttggccaaacagttttgaaattcaaactcaaatcaaagaaattcaaatttttgaattgaggcagatcagaatttccaaaattactttttattttgcataataacttgaaaaactcccaacataaaAGTTGTTCCACTTTTtgagccctacaactttcatgttgaccatttttcaaaattcaaaatagattttgaattggagattcaaattggaaaaggggacactttgtgGAAaaatgtattttcaaaattactttgaattttgcattgaaacttcaaaaactcaaaacaccaaagttgtacatcttgacaagatcttcaactttgcttttgaactcaacttcaaattttgcttagtttttaaattgcacaaaagggggcaaaaacTGGGGTTGAAATTAGGGGTTTTTCTTAGCTATTCCCTTACCACCCTCCTTAGCTAGGGATTAAACAACCATCACAAGCatgataaacacactttaattccctaagcacaatcaaccaaaataaacttatttttaagttgatgcataatgatgtgctcaacaaatatgctttgcaatgcttatgatgacatgatccagttttagtattcgtaacatcagggatgttacatggACCATTAGGCCATCCTCAATGGGAGTTTTATGACACAGTTTtcaacatatttatattttggaaacagtgcacagaagttttatggggatgaaactctctctactcccagaaactcttatcatctctctcttcattaatataacgccacatcagcatatttaatgtgcatgaaactctaatgaaaccccattgagactggccttagtatGTGCTAAATGCCAACTTAGGTCatcctcaatgggagtttcatgacacagtttccaacacatcaatattttggaaacagtgcataggagtttcatggggatgcaactctctctactcccatgaaactcttatcatctctctcttcattaatatagcgccacatcagcatatttaatgtgcataaaactctaatgaaactctattgagactggccttataagACAAGAACAAAGTCGTCTTTTATGGACTAGCTGGCTGGGCATTGAACTACTTTCACCATATAAAAGTAGCAGCCAGTGAAAGATTCAATGTTTTCATACCTAATCCCTTGAACAAAAGAGAGGACATTTTTCATAATAAAACTAACTATATAAAATTAATAATTTGTCACAGCTGGGCCACATAGGCCACAGCTGGGCCGGACTCGAATCGCCCCATACTACCAAGGACTTGTTTCGGCCCAATTGTGCCACATATTGTAGGCCGAATTGTTTTGGCCCATATGACCATGCACTTGTTTATTCGAGGCCCACCAGCCGTCTTCGCCTACAGCCTTCCAGCTAGGTCCACTGACAAAACCCTGGCTCGTTCCCCGCGCTAAACCTAAACCTCACCTCGCCTCCGCTCTCCCTCAACCCCGGCGGCCCAAAGTCGAAGCACCgaaccagcggcggcggcgggcggcgggcggcgcggcAAGTGGTGaccatggcggagctcaagCGGCTGTCGGAGAGCCGTGACCTGACGCGGATTGAGCGCATAGGCGCGCACTCCCACATCCGGGGGCTAGGGTTGGACTCCTCCATGGAGGCGCGCGATGCCTCGGAGGGCATGGTCGGGCAGCTCCCGGCGCGCCGCGCCGCGGGGCTCATACTCCAGCTCATCCGCCAGGGCAAGATCGCCGGCCGCGCTGTCCTCCTTGCGGGCCAGCCCGGCACCGGCAAGACTGCGCTCGCCATGGGCATCGCCAAGTCGCTTGGCGCGGAGACGCCCTTCGCCTCCGTCGCGGCCTCGGAGCTCTTCTCGCTCGACCTCTCCAAGACGGAGGCGCTCACGCAGGCCTTCCGCCGCGCCATCGGCGTACGCATCAAGGAGGAGGCGGAGATCATTGAGGGTGAGGTCGTGGAGATCTCAATCGACCGCCCTTTGTCGGCCTCTGGCGCTGGCGGCAGCTCGGCTGCCCCTTCTGGTGCTACTGCGGCTGGTAAGTCAGGGCGGCTCACGCTGAAGACCACGGACATGGAGACAGTGTACGAGCTCGGGGGAAAGATGATCGAGGCTCTTGGGAAGGAGAAGGTGCAGAGTGGGGATGTGATTGCGCTTGACAAGGCCTCCGGTAAGGTCACCAAGCTTGGCCGCTCCATTGGGAGGTCGCGGGATTATGATGCTGTTGGCCCGCACACCAAGTTTGTCAAGTGTCCTGATGGTGAGCTCCAGAAGCGCAAGGAGGTCGTGCACTGTGTTACCTTACATGAGATTGATGTCATCAATAGCAGGTACCTTCGCACTCTCTTCCCATGAATTCTTGACATGGCTGAAAGTACTATTCATTGATTTATTGcgaaagaaaaacactgttgaatggcTAACAAAATCGGcatataagctcaagcgaacaagctcATAGTTCAGGTTTTGTAACCTTTAACAATTCTGACAAGGAATCCACTGAACATTCACAGTGTAGTAAGGGTTGGTTCATTTTTAGCTGACAAAATTTTGTTCTAttcttagaaaaaaaaaactatgcaAAGGGAGCTTTATAAGGTTCATGAACAATTGTTAGCTCAAACCTGTTTATAGTTCAGTTCTGACTTCTCTTCCAGCAGAAAATATAAAACTATGTTCTCTTGCTTGTCAAACTTTTGTTGTATACCCGACAATAATTATACATATGTCCAGTGAAAAAGATCATTTGCCAATAATTATGCATTCCTGAAGCTTTATTGAACTTATGTTTCAATCCTAAAAGGTTTGTGCAGTGACGTATGGTTAATGACCAACTGTTTTGACATGTTAATTCTTCAAAAGTGAATAGGAATTGTATGGCATAACTCAACAAAAATTTAGAAATTCTGTTATCTTTTCATGTATTTGTGTGACAATGCTGAGGTAATTTAACACTCTAGTTCAAGTACTGGCGACAATATTGGCAAATTTGACCACAATTAAAGTTGGGGAACCAAATTGGCCCATTTGAACTTGGAGGGCCAAAGTAAGCCTATGGGCAAAGTTCAGGGGCCAAAAGTGGGTATTTCACCAATGTAGTAATTAGTAAATATTTTCTTATGTATCGAGGCTATCATGCCATTGGTGTTCTTTGCATCAAAACTGCCATCTGTTGGTGTTAATTGTTCCATCCTACTATTCCCATGTGCTGTGTCATCCAACCGACTTTTGTATCTCTATTCAAAGAAAGGATCTGCATGGTTTTGTTTTATATCAATTTGTTTTAGGGGTGTGCAAAGTAGAGAACATGGTCCCATGAAAATGAGTAGTTTTACTGATACATGTTCCGGAGTTAGTCAATGCCATATTAGAATGCATACATAGACCTGGGAGGACACTTTGGAAGCATCTAAAACTTAATGTTATTCTTTTATAATGATTACTAAACTTCGACATAACCTATGCGTGTACTAGAAGATACAGTTTGGATAAAATTGCATTAACCTTTTCCCttattttttatgaattttatcaGGCCTTTCTGGTAATTGCAGGCTGTGTTTCACTTTGTCTTGGAATGAATGATATAAACGTTTGATGGGTTTCAGATGTAAATTAATCTGTAGTGTGAAATCC encodes:
- the LOC8058357 gene encoding ruvB-like 2, encoding MAELKRLSESRDLTRIERIGAHSHIRGLGLDSSMEARDASEGMVGQLPARRAAGLILQLIRQGKIAGRAVLLAGQPGTGKTALAMGIAKSLGAETPFASVAASELFSLDLSKTEALTQAFRRAIGVRIKEEAEIIEGEVVEISIDRPLSASGAGGSSAAPSGATAAGKSGRLTLKTTDMETVYELGGKMIEALGKEKVQSGDVIALDKASGKVTKLGRSIGRSRDYDAVGPHTKFVKCPDGELQKRKEVVHCVTLHEIDVINSRTQGFLALFTGDTGEIRAEVREQIDTKVAEWREEGKAEIVPGVLFIDEVHMLDIECFSFLNRALENDMAPILVIATNRGITSIRGTNYRSPHGIPPDFLDRLLIITTQPYTEEEIRKILDIRCDEEDVEMSADAKVLLTKIGVETSLRYAINLITSAALACQRRKGKVVEMEDISRVYQLFLDVKRSTQYLMEYQSQYMFNEVPGEADGDGEDAMQS